One part of the Anopheles merus strain MAF chromosome 3L, AmerM5.1, whole genome shotgun sequence genome encodes these proteins:
- the LOC121600491 gene encoding septation initiation network scaffold protein cdc11-like gives MSRNIVLCFLVTVACGASAYGRKLECSEHREMECEISNFTIVESMDLSEYEFPDHPHLAFGTYPHSDDSTYVVTIGKELADRLQSTEKLEIQNVSLQTMVLWTNLRSLDASHNYFFELIVEPGQNYQLRELNLSYNRFQSIEFVQALPALRTLDLRHNYLESLSFSLFDMATELWKLNLANNRLQTISTDGSLHLPRLSTLLLHDNLLSVLDASEWRFSMLQELNVARNRLRYLSMCEVNHSFPHLQTLYLDENRWECGHLNATIRQLHQLGVKAMAYYDTEDQEHCNTAIDEICCY, from the exons ATGTCCCGGAACATCGTGTTGTG TTTTCTAGTGACGGTTGCTTGCGGCGCCAGCGCCTACGGCCGAAAGCTGGAGTGTAGCGAGCACCGCGAGATGGAGTGCGAAATCTCCAACTTTACCATCGTCGAGTCGATGGACCTGTCCGAGTACGAGTTCCCGGACCATCCGCACCTGGCGTTCGGTACCTATCCGCACTCGGACGACTCGACGTACGTCGTCACCATCGGTAAGGAGCTGGCCGACCGGCTCCAGTCGACCGAGAAGCTCGAGATCCAGAACGTCTCCCTGCAGACGATGGTGCTCTGGACGAACCTGCGCTCGCTCGATGCGTCCCACAACTACTTCTTCGAGCTGATCGTCGAGCCGGGCCAGAACTATCAGCTGCGCGAGCTCAACCTCAGCTACAATCGCTTCCAGTCGATCGAGTTCGTGCAGGCGCTGCCCGCCCTGCGCACGCTCGATCTGCGCCACAACTATCTGGAATCGCTCAGCTTCTCGCTGTTCGACATGGCCACCGAGCTGTGGAAGCTGAACCTGGCCAACAACCGACTCCAGACGATCTCGACCGACGGGTCGCTGCATTTGCCGCGCCTGTCGACCCTGCTGCTGCACGACAACCTGCTGAGCGTGCTGGACGCGAGCGAGTGGCGGTTCAGCATGCTGCAGGAGCTGAACGTCGCCCGCAATCGGCTGCGCTATCTGAGCATGTGCGAGGTGAACCATTCCTTCCCGCACCTGCAGACGCTCTACCTGGACGAGAATCGGTGGGAGTGTGGCCATCTGAACGCCACCATCCGCCAGCTCCATCAGCTCGGCGTCAAGGCGATGGCGTACTACGACACGGAGGACCAGGAACACTGCAACACGGCGATCGACGAAATCTGCTGCTACTAG